Below is a genomic region from Capsicum annuum cultivar UCD-10X-F1 unplaced genomic scaffold, UCD10Xv1.1 ctg78935, whole genome shotgun sequence.
GTTCTCACCTCCttgtggctgaacaaaataataatttgttaaTGAAAAATTATGAGCTTCGACCTACTGGATCTACACCATTTCCTGAAGTGAATGAGGTGTACGCCcaccatgctaggcgtggaaGGGGTCACAGATCTGGTCTACAACGTAGACGTGGGCGTGGCCGAGGACGAGACTATGGTCAAGAAAGAAACCATGTTCCTGGCGTTAATCACTCACCAAATAAATGGTtccataaaaatgaaaaaagaagaagtgacAAACGTGAAGCAGGTAAAACATGTGTTTGTTTTAAATGTGGAGCAAAAGGACACTATCAACGTGACTGTCGTACTCCCAAACATTTGGTTGagctttatcaagcatcactaaagaaaaaggagaaaagccCTGAAGCTAATTTTGTCTCGAAAAATCATGTTGACATTGCTCATTTAGATGTAGCAGATTTCTTTGAGAATCCTGAGGAAAAGATAGATCACCTGATTGGTGATGGTTCTGTGGCTACGGAAGAATGaataacttttgatattttttagtaATAGTAATGTAATGAGTAAATGATAAAGTAGttgttctatttttattttagtcatatTATAATAAGttaattagtaattttttttttagttttaatattgCAATATATTgtttgattatgaaaaaaaaaaactaataaattatgatcttaaTTCTTACATCATTTTGGATATCATAAAATACAGTTCATCGGGTTCTGTCAATAGAGAAACATTTAATCAAATCACTTATAAGTTTTCTTTGATATGGACTAACTATTATTATTGATATCGTTTTATGAACAagtacatgaaaaataaatttgtagTACTT
It encodes:
- the LOC124894987 gene encoding uncharacterized protein LOC124894987 → MDKTLSTFHASNVVLQQQYREKGFKKYSELSSHLLVAEQNNNLLMKNYELRPTGSTPFPEVNEVYAHHARRGRGHRSGLQRRRGRGRGRDYGQERNHVPGVNHSPNKWFHKNEKRRSDKREAGKTCVCFKCGAKGHYQRDCRTPKHLVELYQASLKKKEKSPEANFVSKNHVDIAHLDVADFFENPEEKIDHLIGDGSVATEE